Proteins from a single region of Chryseobacterium sp. T16E-39:
- the hemC gene encoding hydroxymethylbilane synthase encodes MKSIRIGTRNSALALWQAREVARYLQNNNYMTEIVPILSSGDKNLNQPLYALGITGVFTKDLDTALLNDEIDIAVHSLKDVPTKLPENIELIAYLERDYPQDVLIRKESSKNKEFHELKLATSSLRRRAFWLKYYPDATFSDIRGNIQTRLQKLEEQDFDATILSLAGIKRMKMDIDYEMLPLMISAPSQGVITIAGHSDKKEINEIVSKINHKQTQICVEIERNFLSTLEGGCTAPIGAFAEIFDDQIRFKAALCSLDGKNCIATDESFVYNDSENFGEKYAKVILENGGKELMTEIKSQI; translated from the coding sequence ATGAAAAGCATTAGAATTGGAACCAGAAATTCCGCACTTGCTCTTTGGCAGGCAAGAGAAGTTGCAAGATATTTGCAAAACAACAATTACATGACTGAGATTGTTCCCATCCTATCTTCAGGGGATAAAAATCTCAACCAACCTCTCTACGCTTTAGGAATCACAGGTGTTTTTACAAAAGATCTGGATACTGCATTATTAAACGACGAAATAGATATTGCCGTACACTCCCTAAAAGATGTACCCACTAAATTGCCAGAGAACATTGAGCTTATTGCTTATCTAGAAAGAGATTACCCACAGGATGTCTTAATAAGAAAAGAATCCTCTAAAAATAAAGAATTTCACGAACTTAAGCTTGCAACAAGCAGTTTAAGAAGAAGAGCATTCTGGTTGAAATATTATCCGGACGCCACTTTTTCAGATATCAGAGGAAATATTCAGACCCGCCTTCAAAAATTAGAAGAGCAGGATTTTGATGCCACCATATTATCTTTAGCAGGGATCAAAAGAATGAAGATGGACATTGATTACGAAATGCTTCCTTTGATGATTTCAGCGCCTTCCCAGGGAGTTATTACAATCGCAGGACATTCGGATAAAAAGGAAATCAACGAGATTGTAAGTAAAATCAATCATAAGCAGACACAGATTTGTGTAGAAATTGAAAGAAACTTCTTAAGTACTCTTGAAGGAGGATGTACTGCGCCAATTGGAGCTTTTGCAGAAATATTTGATGATCAGATCCGCTTCAAAGCAGCACTTTGTTCACTAGACGGAAAAAATTGCATTGCCACAGACGAAAGTTTTGTATACAACGATTCCGAAAATTTTGGAGAGAAATATGCAAAAGTAATTCTTGAAAACGGTGGAAAAGAACTGATGACAGAAATAAAAAGCCAGATATAA
- a CDS encoding GNAT family acetyltransferase: MKKLDKKEMKSIIAGGEICLECAYGYYQVIIQGRCQCVPWEF; this comes from the coding sequence ATGAAAAAACTAGACAAAAAAGAGATGAAATCGATCATCGCAGGAGGTGAAATCTGCCTTGAATGTGCTTATGGTTATTATCAGGTTATTATCCAGGGAAGATGTCAATGTGTTCCTTGGGAATTTTAA
- the hemE gene encoding uroporphyrinogen decarboxylase, which yields MIKNDLYLKALRGETVERPPVWMMRQAGRYLPEFIALRDQYDFFTRCQTPELAAEITVQPIRRFPLDAAILFSDILVVPQAMGIDFKMKESVGPWLDNPIRTMEQVQNVVVPDVNDTLGYVFDAIELTLLKLDNEIPLIGFAGSPWTILCYCVEGKGSKAFDIAKSFCFQQPEAAHLLLQKITDTTIAYLKRKVEKGVSAVQIFDSWGGMLSPTDYQEFSWQYINQIVEALSPLSHVVVFGKGCWFALEDMTMSKASALGVDWTIKPEFARTLTNHTMTLQGNFDPARLHSTPETIKKMVHEMINRFGKDRYIANLGHGILPNIPVENAEAFIRAVVDWKPNI from the coding sequence ATGATTAAGAACGACCTATATTTAAAAGCACTTCGCGGAGAGACCGTAGAAAGACCTCCTGTCTGGATGATGAGACAAGCCGGAAGATATCTTCCAGAATTTATTGCTCTTCGTGATCAATATGATTTTTTCACAAGATGCCAGACGCCGGAACTAGCTGCTGAAATTACCGTGCAACCCATTAGAAGGTTTCCATTGGATGCTGCCATTTTATTTTCAGACATTTTAGTGGTTCCTCAGGCAATGGGAATTGATTTTAAAATGAAAGAATCAGTAGGTCCATGGTTGGATAACCCGATCAGAACGATGGAGCAGGTTCAGAATGTGGTCGTTCCCGATGTGAATGATACTTTAGGATACGTTTTTGATGCGATCGAATTAACCCTTCTAAAATTAGACAATGAAATTCCATTGATCGGTTTTGCAGGATCTCCATGGACTATTCTTTGTTATTGCGTAGAAGGAAAAGGAAGTAAAGCTTTTGATATCGCTAAGTCATTCTGTTTCCAACAGCCGGAAGCTGCTCATTTACTTCTTCAAAAAATTACAGATACCACCATTGCCTATTTAAAAAGAAAAGTTGAAAAAGGGGTTTCTGCGGTTCAAATATTCGATTCATGGGGTGGAATGCTTTCCCCTACAGACTATCAGGAATTTTCATGGCAATATATCAACCAGATCGTGGAGGCTCTAAGCCCGCTTTCACATGTTGTGGTATTCGGAAAAGGATGTTGGTTTGCTCTAGAAGATATGACAATGTCTAAAGCTTCAGCTCTGGGAGTTGACTGGACTATTAAACCTGAATTTGCAAGAACCTTAACCAATCATACGATGACACTTCAGGGAAATTTTGACCCTGCAAGATTACATTCGACTCCTGAAACCATCAAAAAGATGGTTCATGAGATGATTAACCGTTTTGGAAAAGATCGATATATAGCGAATCTTGGCCATGGAATTTTACCTAATATTCCTGTGGAAAATGCAGAGGCATTTATTAGAGCAGTTGTGGATTGGAAACCAAACATCTAA
- a CDS encoding T9SS-dependent choice-of-anchor J family protein, with protein MKKYLLFLLFICGVCSAQVFSENFNGAVLPAGWTTENPDTSFNWGVGNENGFASFPNGAAFFDDDDAGPNGINTNARLVSPVINLSGVSNPRLSFKYANQIYNDDTTLKVEVFNGTSWVQAFTYSGDAGTWDIDLSTLTLILTDYDAATNIDLTPYANANFQMRFVYDDVGDYSYGVVVDDIVITSGLLGTSEVSQADKMEVYPNPVKDFVHIQSGNLKFDSKITVLDMAGRKVKSFVGEADGYNLSDLPKGNYLILIDNKKEIISKKIIKE; from the coding sequence ATGAAAAAATATTTACTTTTTTTACTTTTCATCTGCGGAGTATGTAGTGCGCAGGTTTTCTCTGAGAATTTCAATGGAGCTGTTTTACCTGCCGGGTGGACTACGGAGAATCCCGATACCTCTTTCAACTGGGGAGTAGGGAATGAAAATGGGTTTGCTTCATTTCCTAACGGAGCAGCATTTTTTGATGATGATGACGCAGGACCTAATGGTATCAATACAAATGCGAGATTAGTTTCTCCGGTTATCAATCTTTCAGGAGTTTCAAATCCAAGGCTTTCATTTAAGTATGCCAACCAGATCTACAATGATGATACAACCCTGAAAGTAGAAGTGTTTAATGGAACCTCATGGGTGCAGGCATTTACTTATTCAGGCGATGCAGGAACCTGGGATATTGATCTTAGCACTCTTACCTTAATACTTACTGATTATGATGCTGCGACTAATATCGATCTGACTCCTTATGCCAATGCTAATTTTCAGATGAGATTTGTATATGATGATGTGGGGGACTATTCGTATGGAGTAGTGGTAGATGATATTGTTATTACATCAGGATTGTTGGGAACTTCAGAGGTTTCTCAGGCAGATAAGATGGAAGTTTATCCAAATCCTGTGAAAGATTTTGTGCATATCCAATCTGGAAACTTGAAATTTGATTCCAAAATTACAGTGCTTGATATGGCAGGAAGGAAGGTCAAAAGTTTTGTCGGGGAAGCAGATGGATACAATCTTTCTGATTTGCCGAAAGGAAACTATCTGATTCTAATCGATAATAAAAAAGAAATTATTAGCAAAAAGATTATAAAAGAATAA
- a CDS encoding uroporphyrinogen-III synthase has protein sequence MKILFTKNIDPSILSKDLGEDAVIDCIEVIKITPVRVKSFDLKNHSLIFTSTNGVSSFFQNQFKPCEDCTAKNYNKIYCVGEKTKRALRKHGYGTFKVLKNAEALSEFIIGHCPHEHFIHFCGNLAIDVLDNELPLQNIKYRKVTVYNTEEINPLITEKYHAIVFFSPSGVRSFAKQNSLDGMKIFSIGETTSNEIKKHTQHKIFTSEDNNLISILEMIRREINSNL, from the coding sequence ATGAAAATCTTATTTACCAAAAATATAGACCCATCCATTTTATCCAAAGATTTAGGAGAGGATGCGGTGATTGATTGTATTGAAGTAATTAAGATTACTCCTGTAAGGGTAAAATCATTTGACTTAAAAAATCATTCCCTTATTTTCACAAGCACTAATGGGGTGAGCTCCTTTTTTCAAAACCAGTTTAAGCCATGTGAAGATTGTACAGCAAAGAATTACAACAAAATCTATTGTGTTGGCGAGAAAACGAAAAGAGCCCTAAGAAAACATGGTTATGGAACCTTCAAAGTTTTAAAAAATGCAGAGGCTCTTTCCGAATTTATTATTGGACATTGTCCTCATGAACACTTCATTCATTTTTGTGGAAATTTAGCGATTGATGTTTTAGATAATGAGCTTCCATTACAGAATATCAAATACCGAAAAGTAACTGTTTACAACACAGAAGAGATCAATCCCTTAATAACTGAAAAATATCATGCTATAGTTTTTTTCAGTCCAAGTGGAGTTCGTAGTTTTGCAAAACAAAATTCATTGGATGGTATGAAAATTTTTTCCATCGGAGAAACAACTTCCAACGAGATAAAAAAACATACCCAACATAAAATTTTCACTTCTGAAGACAACAATCTAATCTCTATTTTAGAGATGATCAGAAGAGAAATTAACAGCAACCTGTAA
- a CDS encoding rod shape-determining protein — protein sequence MSLFDMFTQEIAIDLGTANTLIIHNNKIVIDQPSIVAIERSTGRPIAVGEQAKHMQGKTHEDIKTIRPLKDGVIADFHASEHMIKEFIKKIPGIKGKFIQPALRIVICIPSGITEVEKRAVRDSAQKVNAKEVRLIYEPMAAAIGVGIDVQKPEGNMIIDIGGGTTEIAVVALGGIVCDKSVKIAGDVFTNDIAYFLRTHHNLYIGERTAERVKIEVGSAVEDLDVDIEDIPVQGRDLITGKPKEIMVGYKEIARALDKSIIRIEDAVMETLSLTPPELAADIYKTGIYLAGGGALLRGLADRLHKKTGLPVFVAEDPLRAVVRGTGIALKNMDKFNFLIK from the coding sequence ATGAGTTTATTCGATATGTTTACGCAAGAAATTGCGATAGACCTGGGAACTGCTAACACACTTATCATCCATAATAATAAAATTGTTATTGACCAGCCTTCAATTGTTGCAATTGAACGATCTACTGGCAGACCGATAGCTGTGGGCGAACAGGCAAAACATATGCAGGGAAAAACCCATGAAGATATCAAAACGATACGTCCATTGAAAGATGGGGTTATCGCCGATTTTCATGCTTCTGAGCACATGATTAAAGAATTTATCAAAAAAATTCCTGGGATTAAAGGTAAGTTTATCCAACCTGCCTTAAGAATCGTAATCTGCATCCCTTCCGGAATTACCGAAGTGGAGAAAAGAGCCGTAAGAGACTCTGCACAGAAAGTAAATGCGAAAGAAGTAAGGTTGATTTATGAGCCAATGGCTGCTGCAATAGGAGTTGGGATAGATGTACAGAAGCCTGAAGGGAATATGATCATCGATATAGGTGGAGGTACTACTGAAATTGCAGTGGTAGCTTTAGGAGGGATCGTTTGTGACAAATCAGTAAAAATTGCTGGAGATGTATTTACGAATGATATTGCGTACTTCCTAAGAACACATCATAACCTTTATATCGGTGAAAGAACTGCTGAAAGAGTGAAAATTGAAGTAGGATCTGCAGTTGAAGATTTAGACGTTGACATTGAAGATATCCCGGTACAAGGTAGAGACCTTATTACAGGTAAGCCAAAAGAAATCATGGTGGGTTACAAAGAAATTGCCCGTGCATTAGACAAATCTATTATCAGAATTGAAGATGCAGTGATGGAAACTCTTTCATTGACTCCACCGGAATTGGCTGCTGATATTTATAAAACTGGTATTTATCTTGCAGGAGGAGGTGCATTATTGAGAGGTCTTGCAGACAGGTTACACAAGAAAACAGGACTTCCTGTTTTTGTAGCTGAGGATCCGCTAAGAGCGGTGGTTCGTGGGACTGGTATTGCGCTTAAGAATATGGATAAATTCAATTTCTTAATTAAATAA
- a CDS encoding 50S ribosomal protein L25/general stress protein Ctc, translated as MKSITIQGTKRESVGKKSTKALRDAELVPCVVYGGTEPLNFSAEEKAFKGLVYTPEAHTVSIEVDGQTIPAVLQDIQFHPITDKILHADFYQLSADKPVVMEVPVKVTGRSKGVVAGGVLRQSFRKLKVKAIPANLPDEIVIDITSLKIGNKLYVGAIKTEGYSFMHPDNAVVVAVKMSRNAMKGGAAAADDDDDEEAVEEVQTQSPDVPTTEEKSAE; from the coding sequence ATGAAATCTATTACAATTCAAGGTACAAAAAGAGAAAGCGTGGGCAAAAAGTCGACAAAAGCTTTACGTGATGCTGAATTAGTTCCTTGTGTTGTCTATGGAGGTACAGAGCCATTGAACTTCTCTGCAGAAGAGAAAGCTTTCAAAGGTTTAGTATATACTCCTGAAGCACACACGGTATCTATTGAAGTTGACGGACAAACAATTCCAGCAGTTCTTCAGGATATTCAGTTCCACCCAATTACGGACAAAATTCTTCACGCTGACTTCTATCAGTTATCTGCTGATAAGCCAGTTGTTATGGAAGTTCCTGTAAAAGTTACAGGTCGTTCTAAAGGTGTTGTAGCTGGTGGTGTTTTACGTCAGTCTTTCAGAAAATTAAAAGTGAAAGCGATTCCTGCAAACTTGCCGGATGAGATCGTAATTGATATTACTTCACTTAAAATTGGTAACAAATTATATGTTGGTGCCATTAAAACAGAAGGATATTCTTTCATGCACCCTGACAATGCAGTTGTTGTAGCTGTTAAGATGTCTAGAAATGCAATGAAAGGAGGTGCAGCAGCAGCTGATGATGATGATGATGAAGAAGCAGTAGAAGAAGTACAGACTCAATCTCCTGACGTTCCAACAACAGAAGAAAAATCTGCAGAATAA
- the hemA gene encoding glutamyl-tRNA reductase encodes MLQYTHTNQTSNFAVLSISYEKADGETRGKFAFFDENIKNFVTRIHDENLGDAFVVSTCNRTEIYTTTSNYLLVAEEYCKTIGVNITDFLQFANILTKEEALTHLFRVAAGLESQIIGDFEIIGQIKKAYSRFKKERQNSNPYLERAINSAIQISKRIKNETGISNGAASVSYAAVHYILNNQKRITEKNILLLGVGEIGQNTVENLVKHVYQPKIKITNRTQEKAEKISEKYAIPHVDYAEFDKELKNTDILIVATGAKHPIVNASHFPNGKETLVIDLSIPHNVEKNVTDNKNVTLIDVDELSKQIQETIQQREKEIPKAELIIKEMAKDFLEWEKKRKLAPNIHHFKAVLKNMERNEMHQFYRKNKYINIDDMALSEKMIQKITNRFAKYIIDNPLKAEEISKLMHEILVEQPNNEFNEKH; translated from the coding sequence ATGTTACAATACACTCATACAAATCAAACTTCAAATTTTGCCGTACTTTCCATAAGCTATGAAAAGGCTGATGGGGAAACACGAGGAAAATTTGCGTTTTTTGATGAAAACATAAAAAATTTCGTCACCAGAATCCATGATGAAAACTTAGGGGATGCTTTTGTAGTTTCTACCTGCAACAGAACCGAGATCTACACGACTACATCCAATTACCTCTTAGTTGCAGAGGAGTATTGTAAAACAATTGGAGTAAATATCACAGACTTTTTGCAATTTGCTAATATTCTGACAAAAGAAGAGGCACTAACCCATCTATTCCGAGTTGCTGCCGGACTCGAAAGTCAGATCATCGGAGATTTTGAAATTATAGGACAGATCAAAAAAGCATACAGTCGTTTTAAAAAAGAAAGACAAAATTCCAATCCTTATCTGGAAAGAGCGATCAACTCTGCGATTCAGATTTCAAAAAGAATTAAAAATGAAACCGGCATTTCTAACGGAGCTGCCTCTGTTTCTTACGCAGCGGTTCATTATATTCTAAATAATCAGAAAAGAATTACAGAGAAAAATATTTTACTTTTAGGAGTAGGAGAAATCGGACAGAATACGGTTGAAAATCTTGTAAAGCACGTTTACCAACCTAAAATAAAAATCACCAACAGAACACAGGAAAAGGCAGAGAAAATTTCTGAGAAATATGCTATTCCCCATGTTGATTATGCCGAGTTCGATAAAGAATTGAAAAACACGGACATTCTGATCGTTGCCACGGGAGCAAAACATCCTATTGTGAATGCCTCTCATTTCCCTAATGGAAAAGAAACCCTGGTAATCGACCTTTCCATTCCTCATAATGTTGAAAAAAATGTTACGGATAATAAAAATGTAACATTAATTGATGTGGATGAGCTTTCAAAACAAATCCAGGAAACGATTCAACAGAGAGAAAAAGAAATTCCAAAGGCGGAATTGATTATTAAAGAAATGGCAAAAGATTTCCTTGAATGGGAGAAAAAGAGAAAATTAGCACCTAATATCCATCATTTTAAGGCTGTTTTAAAAAACATGGAACGCAATGAAATGCACCAGTTTTACAGAAAAAATAAATACATCAATATAGACGATATGGCTCTTTCTGAAAAGATGATTCAGAAAATTACCAACCGTTTTGCAAAATATATTATAGACAATCCTTTGAAAGCCGAAGAAATTAGTAAATTAATGCACGAAATATTAGTTGAACAACCTAACAACGAATTCAATGAAAAGCATTAG
- a CDS encoding ribose-phosphate pyrophosphokinase, with protein sequence MADQLSYLFSTRTSKDLAEKIAQHYGQGLGKINFQEFSDGEFEPVLDESVRGGRVFLIGSTFPPADNLLELLLMIDAAKRASAKSITVVLPYFGLARQDRKDKPRAPIGAKLVANLLTAAGATRIMTMDLHADQIQGFFEIPVDHLYASTIFVDYIRDLNLDNLTIASPDMGGAKRAKNYAGHLGAEVVIAYKERKKANVVEEMFLIGDVVGKNVILIDDMIDTAGTLCKAADILMEKGAKTVRAMATHGVLSGKAYENIEKSQLLEVIVTDSIPVKNSLSSKIKVLSCAPLFADVMKMVHEHQSISSKFVI encoded by the coding sequence ATGGCCGATCAGTTAAGTTATCTATTTAGTACAAGAACCAGTAAGGACTTGGCAGAAAAAATTGCTCAGCATTATGGGCAAGGATTAGGGAAAATAAACTTCCAGGAGTTTAGTGACGGGGAATTTGAGCCCGTATTAGACGAGTCTGTAAGAGGTGGAAGAGTTTTTCTAATAGGATCTACATTCCCACCGGCAGACAATCTTTTAGAACTTCTTCTAATGATTGACGCTGCAAAAAGAGCTTCTGCAAAAAGTATTACTGTTGTGCTTCCATATTTTGGGCTTGCAAGACAGGATAGAAAGGATAAACCAAGAGCTCCGATAGGTGCTAAATTGGTTGCTAATCTTTTAACTGCTGCAGGAGCGACAAGAATTATGACCATGGATCTGCATGCAGATCAGATTCAAGGATTCTTTGAAATTCCTGTTGATCATCTTTATGCTTCTACTATTTTTGTAGATTACATCAGAGATCTGAATTTGGATAACCTTACTATTGCTTCACCAGATATGGGAGGAGCTAAAAGAGCTAAAAACTATGCAGGACATTTAGGTGCTGAAGTTGTAATTGCTTATAAAGAAAGAAAAAAAGCAAATGTCGTAGAGGAGATGTTCCTGATTGGAGATGTAGTTGGTAAAAACGTTATTCTTATTGACGATATGATCGATACTGCGGGAACGCTTTGTAAGGCGGCAGATATTTTAATGGAAAAAGGAGCAAAAACAGTACGAGCGATGGCTACTCATGGAGTACTTTCAGGAAAGGCTTACGAGAATATTGAGAAGTCTCAATTATTGGAAGTTATTGTAACTGACTCAATTCCTGTGAAAAATAGTTTGTCATCTAAAATAAAAGTGCTATCTTGCGCCCCATTATTTGCAGACGTTATGAAGATGGTTCATGAGCATCAGTCAATCAGTAGTAAATTTGTTATCTAA
- a CDS encoding G-D-S-L family lipolytic protein — translation MKKIIISTIAVSALLFTTSCENDFDTDVKDIQVEKGEANFSKYVALGNSLTSGYRDGALYLDGQNESYPSMIAQQMKLVGGGDFKQPLMGDNNGGLILNSLAGPVQIADTKLFINAFVNGSPDIKNANNNAATTVVNTILTGPFNNMGVPGAKVAHLLAPGYGNIQGIPTKTANPYFVRFASSPTTSVIADFKAQNPTFFSLWIGNNDALLYALAGGDTAIETLTPPAQFTQYYNALINEIASTNAKGVIANIPSVTSIPSLTTVPYNPLTAAVLGGGNVTVGNATIDNLNANLYGPLSQILTAIGAGDRIKLLSKTDANPLLIVDESLAPLGTQITGAALASGNPTLIALAPYLGATYGQARQAKAGDLVPLTSKAAIGTLQTLPPGVPATLGARGIAYPFADKYVLTQTEVTDVNTTIDAYNVTIKAAADAKGYAFVDANKKMVELNSQSGISFDGVKFTAKFVTGGAFSLDGVHLTGRGYAIVANEFIKSINAKYKSTLPQVSVNNYSGVKFP, via the coding sequence ATGAAAAAAATTATAATTTCTACAATCGCTGTTTCTGCCCTTTTATTTACGACAAGCTGCGAAAATGATTTTGATACGGATGTAAAAGATATCCAGGTGGAAAAGGGTGAAGCAAACTTTTCTAAATATGTTGCATTGGGTAATTCACTTACTTCAGGATATAGAGATGGTGCTCTTTATTTAGATGGGCAAAATGAATCTTATCCATCTATGATTGCTCAACAAATGAAACTTGTTGGAGGAGGTGACTTCAAGCAACCATTAATGGGTGATAATAATGGTGGATTAATTTTAAATAGCCTGGCAGGTCCCGTTCAGATCGCGGACACAAAACTATTTATCAATGCCTTTGTAAATGGCTCACCAGATATAAAAAATGCAAATAATAATGCTGCTACCACAGTAGTTAATACAATTCTAACAGGACCTTTCAATAATATGGGAGTACCTGGAGCAAAAGTAGCTCATTTGCTGGCTCCGGGTTATGGAAATATTCAGGGAATTCCTACAAAAACAGCTAATCCTTATTTTGTAAGATTTGCTTCAAGTCCTACAACATCTGTTATTGCTGATTTTAAAGCACAAAATCCTACCTTCTTTTCATTATGGATAGGAAATAATGATGCCTTATTATATGCTCTTGCGGGAGGAGATACTGCAATTGAAACCCTTACTCCACCTGCACAGTTCACACAATATTACAACGCACTAATTAATGAAATAGCATCAACGAATGCTAAAGGGGTGATCGCGAATATTCCTAGCGTTACTTCTATTCCTTCATTAACAACCGTGCCTTACAATCCATTGACGGCTGCCGTTCTTGGAGGAGGAAATGTAACGGTAGGTAATGCAACAATAGATAATTTAAATGCTAATTTATATGGGCCACTCAGCCAAATATTAACAGCAATAGGAGCAGGGGATAGAATAAAATTACTTTCTAAAACAGATGCAAATCCTTTGCTTATAGTTGATGAAAGCTTAGCTCCTTTAGGAACTCAGATTACTGGAGCAGCATTAGCTTCTGGTAATCCAACCTTGATTGCTTTAGCTCCTTACCTTGGTGCTACTTATGGACAAGCGAGACAGGCTAAAGCTGGAGATCTAGTTCCTTTAACTTCAAAAGCGGCGATAGGCACCCTTCAGACTTTGCCTCCGGGAGTTCCTGCAACACTTGGAGCAAGAGGGATTGCTTACCCATTTGCTGATAAATATGTATTAACACAAACTGAAGTTACAGATGTGAATACTACTATTGATGCTTATAATGTTACCATTAAAGCGGCAGCAGATGCTAAAGGATATGCTTTTGTCGATGCCAATAAGAAAATGGTTGAACTTAATAGTCAATCAGGAATTTCATTTGATGGAGTAAAATTTACTGCAAAATTTGTGACAGGTGGCGCTTTTTCTCTTGATGGGGTTCACCTAACAGGAAGAGGATATGCTATCGTTGCAAATGAATTTATTAAATCGATTAACGCGAAGTATAAATCGACACTACCACAGGTAAGTGTTAATAATTATTCGGGTGTAAAATTCCCATAA
- a CDS encoding aminotransferase class V-fold PLP-dependent enzyme, with translation MFDIQEIRSQFPILDQKVNGKPLVYLDNAATSQKPNSVLEVWNQYYTEINANVHRGIHTLSQLATEEMELSRRKIQKFINAKHDFEVIFTKGTTEGLNLIAYILTQELKKDDEIIISYLEHHSNIVPWQLLCERTGAKLRVIPINEEGILQLDYLDQYLSEKTKIVSVNQVSNALGIVNPIEEIISKTRKDSNAYIVIDGAQSAPHFSIDVQKLDCDFFVFSGHKMYAPMGTGVLYGKQKVLEALPPFHGGGEMIAVCSFDKTTYAGLPFKYEAGTPNVGGNIALGAAVDFIERVGQENIQRHENVLLEYAQKQLLEIENLKIYGEKANRTGVVSFNLEGVGISSDVGMILDKMGVAVRTGHHCTQPIMDFFNIAGTVRASFAVYNTFQEIDLLVEGVKKAKKMLS, from the coding sequence ATGTTTGACATTCAAGAAATAAGAAGTCAGTTTCCTATATTAGATCAGAAGGTGAATGGTAAACCATTGGTTTATCTGGATAATGCTGCGACCTCTCAAAAGCCAAATTCTGTTCTGGAGGTTTGGAATCAATACTATACTGAAATTAATGCAAATGTTCATAGAGGGATTCACACATTAAGTCAGCTTGCTACGGAAGAAATGGAGCTTTCAAGAAGAAAGATTCAAAAATTCATTAATGCAAAGCATGATTTTGAGGTGATCTTTACAAAAGGAACAACCGAAGGATTAAACCTCATCGCTTATATTCTTACCCAAGAACTAAAAAAGGATGATGAAATTATTATTTCATACTTAGAGCACCATTCTAATATTGTTCCTTGGCAATTGTTGTGTGAAAGAACCGGAGCAAAGCTTCGGGTGATTCCAATTAACGAGGAAGGTATTCTGCAGTTAGATTATCTGGATCAGTACTTAAGTGAAAAAACAAAAATTGTTTCAGTAAATCAGGTTTCTAATGCGTTGGGAATTGTAAACCCTATTGAAGAGATTATTTCTAAAACCAGAAAAGACTCCAATGCTTATATTGTAATTGATGGAGCACAATCGGCTCCGCATTTTAGTATTGACGTTCAGAAATTAGATTGTGATTTCTTTGTGTTTTCAGGACATAAAATGTATGCCCCTATGGGAACTGGAGTTCTTTATGGAAAGCAAAAGGTATTGGAAGCGCTGCCACCATTTCATGGAGGTGGGGAAATGATCGCCGTTTGTTCTTTTGATAAAACGACTTATGCCGGATTGCCATTTAAATATGAAGCAGGGACTCCAAATGTGGGTGGAAATATAGCATTAGGCGCTGCGGTTGATTTTATTGAACGAGTAGGACAGGAAAATATTCAAAGACATGAAAATGTCCTTTTAGAGTATGCTCAGAAACAGCTTTTAGAGATAGAAAACCTTAAGATCTATGGAGAGAAAGCGAATAGAACCGGAGTAGTCTCTTTTAATCTGGAAGGAGTCGGTATTTCTTCTGATGTAGGGATGATCTTAGATAAAATGGGTGTCGCTGTAAGAACGGGACATCACTGTACACAGCCTATTATGGATTTCTTTAATATTGCGGGAACAGTAAGAGCTAGTTTTGCAGTATATAATACTTTTCAGGAAATCGATTTGTTGGTAGAAGGCGTAAAGAAAGCTAAGAAGATGCTTAGCTAA